TCTCGAAGAAATGCGCGCCTCCGGCTGCAATGTCGGCGGCGAGCAGTCCGGACACATCATTTTGTCGGATCATGCGACGACGGGCGACGGCCTGGTCGCGGGTTTGCAGGTCCTGGCGGCACTGATTGAGGGCGGCAAACCAGCCAGCGAAATACTCCGCCAGTTCGATCCTGTCCCACAGTTACTGAAGAATGTCCGGTTTAACGGGGGTGATCCGCTCTCCGAACTTTCAGTCAAGAAGCGAATTGCCGATGCCGAACGGCAGATCGAAGGTCGCGGCCGGCTTGTCATCCGCAAGTCGGGAACGGAGCCGCTGATCCGGGTAATGGCAGAAGGCGACGATGCGATAGAGGTCGAGTCCGTCGTGAACTCGATTTGCGATGCAGTGGCTTCTGTTTAGGATTTCGCTCTAAGGTCGCAGGCGTGACCACTCCCCGAATCCTCATTATCGCTGGATCGGACAGCGGCGGCGGCGCGGGCATCCAGGCCGACATCAAGACGGTTACGATGCTAGGCGGCCATGCCATGACTGCCGTAACGGCGATCACCGCCCAGAACACACTCGGTGTTGACGCAGTCCACTCTGTCCCAGCCGAGATGATCCTGGCCCAGATCAATTCGGTCGTGGACGATATCGGTGTCGATGCCATCAAGATCGGCATGATCGGCGGCGGTTTCGCGGCGCGCATGGTCGCGGAGCGTCTCGGCGAACTCTATCCGCGCGTCCCTATCGTCTTCGACCCAGTCATGGTCGCGACGAGCGGCGATGCGCTTGCCGACGACGCGACTGTTGCCGCCTTCGGCGAGCTCATGAAGATTGCGACTATAGCGACGCCGAACCTGCCGGAACTTCGCCGGCTCTCGAGCGAGGAAGACCCAGTCGCGGCCGCGCTAAGCCTGGTTTCCGAGCATGGCTGTGCGGTCCTGATTAAGGGCGGGCACGACGAAGGCGAGGCGCTCGCCGACGCGCTCATCGAGACCGACAATATCACCAGCTGGCAGGGCACTCGGATCGACACAACCAGCACCCATGGCACCGGTTGTACTTTGGCCTCGGCAATCGCTTTCTATCTAGGCGCGGGCTGCCAGCCGGCGCAGGCGGTCGAGCGCGCGCGTTCATTCGTCCGGATCGCCATGCTCGACGCGCCTGGGCTCGGTAAGGGGCACGGTCCCTTGGGTCACCAGAATGTGCGCCTCGACACCGGTCTCGGCCTTCGGCTCAATCAGGTCACGGTAACCGGCAAGGATTTCGCCAAGATGGTCGGTTTCTACCGCGCACTCGGCCTCAAGCAGATCGTCGACAGTCCGGAAAACC
The window above is part of the Sphingomonas sp. HDW15A genome. Proteins encoded here:
- the thiD gene encoding bifunctional hydroxymethylpyrimidine kinase/phosphomethylpyrimidine kinase, which translates into the protein MTTPRILIIAGSDSGGGAGIQADIKTVTMLGGHAMTAVTAITAQNTLGVDAVHSVPAEMILAQINSVVDDIGVDAIKIGMIGGGFAARMVAERLGELYPRVPIVFDPVMVATSGDALADDATVAAFGELMKIATIATPNLPELRRLSSEEDPVAAALSLVSEHGCAVLIKGGHDEGEALADALIETDNITSWQGTRIDTTSTHGTGCTLASAIAFYLGAGCQPAQAVERARSFVRIAMLDAPGLGKGHGPLGHQNVRLDTGLGLRLNQVTVTGKDFAKMVGFYRALGLKQIVDSPENLYARFEAGGATFSIQCDPEAEVGETVAVYFECDDLDDRVERLARLGIPFEHGPRNQPWMWREARLRDPGGNTVFLYKAGEARRFPPWRLEN